The following proteins come from a genomic window of Lolium rigidum isolate FL_2022 chromosome 5, APGP_CSIRO_Lrig_0.1, whole genome shotgun sequence:
- the LOC124651101 gene encoding rust resistance kinase Lr10-like has product MSTFLVTALVVWLVSHGTYMATASAAWDDQDFFRNCPPYRCSKDGPEIRFPLRLEPLDSSNTSSSSSCGTTCVKLACSGQDTIMLHPFLGPCNVTAINYTSAALSITPLTSACTVIQKFISASSPPADADHPCTPHYSRTGTLVGCSREFTPSGITQFPVYDDEDTYYASVSAADNIAGPLSCLSNTTHFSYLVDDYAYMYDLPLDCKVVSDAAFPMFSTGYYGSTSKQVGEEETHRFYHIEASWSEPEQSSVPYQCQKCEQNGQYCAFSSQRNITFCLSQPHKGSRVKFIAATSSAASFVVLVLVVATALYLSLKTRYSEEIHLKVEMFLKTHGTSNPTRYTFSEVKKITRRFKHKLGHGGFGSVYKGELPNGVPVAIKMLENSNGEGQEFINEVVTIGRIHHANIVRLLGFCSEGTRRALIYEFMPKDSLEKYLFSGNSSISREHLELHKMLDIALGIARGMEYLHQGCNQRILHFDINPHNILLDYNFSPKISDFGLSKLCARDQSIITLTTARGTMGYIAPEIYSRNFGGISYKSDVYSFGMLVLEMVSGRRNSDPSIESQNQVYLPEWIYEKIIIGDEMVVTLEMTREEKEKMRQLAIVALWCIQWNPRNRPSMTKVVNMLTGRLHNLQMPPKPFVPSENHHMP; this is encoded by the exons ATGAGCACATTCCTTGTCACAGCCCTGGTGGTCTGGCTCGTCAGCCACGGAACTTACATGGCCACAGCTTCTGCAGCTTGGGATGACCAAGACTTCTTTAGAAACTGTCCTCCATACCGGTGCAGCAAAGATGGACCCGAGATTCGGTTCCCACTCCGGCTTGAACCGCTTGATTCCAGCaacacatcatcatcatcatcctgcgGCACAACATGCGTGAAGCTAGCGTGCTCTGGCCAAGATACCATCATGCTTCACCCATTTCTTGGCCCATGCAATGTCACCGCCATAAATTACACTAGTGCCGCCCTCAGCATCACTCCGCTTACCTCCGCATGCACTGTGATTCAGAAATTCATCTCTGCAAGTTCACCACCGGCCGATGCTGACCATCCCTGTACTCCGCACTACAGCAGAACTGGAACGCTTGTAGGCTGCTCAAGGGAGTTCACGCCAAGCGGGATTACTCAATTTCCCGTCTATGACGACGAAGACACTTACTATGCTTCTGTCTCAGCTGCAGACAATATTGCTGGCCCACTCTCCTGCCTTAGCAACACAACTCACTTCTCGTATTTGGTGGACGATTATGCATACATGTACGATCTTCCACTGGATTGCAAGGTCGTCTCGGATGCTGCATTTCCGATGTTCAGCACAGGATATTATGGATCAACATCAAAGCAAGTTGGGGAAGAAGAAACCCACCGCTTTTATCACATAGAAGCCAGCTGGAGTGAACCAGAGCAATCATCTGTTCCCTATCAATGCCAAAAGTGCGAACAAAATGGGCAATACTGTGCATTCAGCTCACAAAGGAACATCACATTCTGCTTGTCTCAACCTCATAAAG GTTCACGTGTCAAATTCATTGCAG CCACATCGTCGGCAGCTTCATTTGTTGTTCTTGTTTTGGTGGTGGCCACTGCTCTTTATCTTTCACTAAAGACAAGATACAGCGAAGAGATACATCTGAAGGTCGAAATGTTTCTCAAGACGCATGGAACATCAAACCCCACAAGGTACACTTTCTCCGAAGTTAAGAAGATAACGAGACGGTTCAAGCATAAATTAGGACATGGTGGATTCGGAAGTGTGTACAAAGGTGAGCTACCAAATGGAGTTCCCGTGGCAATCAAGATGCTAGAAAACTCTAATGGAGAGGGGCAGGAATTCATCAATGAAGTTGTTACTATCGGGAGAATCCACCATGCAAACATTGTCCGCCTCCTTGGCTTTTGCTCTGAGGGGACAAGAAGGGCTCTCATTTATGAATTCATGCCTAAAGATTCATTGGAGAAATATTTATTCTCGGGTAATTCTAGTATTTCTCGAGAGCACCTAGAACTACACAAAATGCTGGATATTGCTTTAGGAATTGCAAGAGGAATGGAATACCTACATCAAGGATGCAATCAACGCATCCTCCACTTTGACATTAACCCTCACAATATCTTGTTGGACTACAACTTCAGTCCAAAGATCTCAGACTTTGGCCTATCAAAGTTGTGTGCAAGGGACCAAAGCATCATTACCTTGACCACGGCAAGAGGCACTATGGGATACATTGCACCAGAGATATACTCTAGGAACTTTGGAGGGATATCCTACAAGTCAGACGTTTACAGTTTTGGCATGCTGGTGTTAGAAATGGTGAGCGGAAGGAGGAACTCAGACCCAAGTATTGAAAGCCAGAATCAGGTATACCTCCCGGAGTGGATCTATGAGAAAATAATCATTGGGGATGAAATGGTGGTTACATTGGAAATGAcacgagaagaaaaagaaaagatgaGACAGCTGGCTATTGTGGCACTATGGTGTAtacagtggaacccaagaaaccgGCCATCAATGACAAAGGTTGTAAACATGTTAACGGGGAGGTTGCATAATCTGCAGATGCCCCCTAAGCCCTTTGTCCCATCTGAAAATCACCACATGCCATAA
- the LOC124656371 gene encoding rust resistance kinase Lr10-like translates to MKAEQELTLESLMSPFHGSACLQATIFLCVLAILSSDVQARHDITDSDRYTCRPFSCGHLQGVQYPFRLRGDPTWCGSPSYELSCTDSKATIQINTGTYFVTEINYKYSYFWVVDANLDMSSSCPLPRLDQRPYLYGLQRSDGLIELKPRHDITWATFVNCSRAITNSRDYTLVSCLSMRSSFVYVLMDSFSVGNLKPSCGYLAMAALDDWSMQYNTASHGILVESLRRGFPVMFPVDYKKWLWSVKGCLKRHIVCTIPLDGYLSTLRFTAVFSTTILKLIAVLCRIVVAPLVVLFFLAHKYWKTRIIIDAVEKFLLMQQMIGPRRYAYTDIVAVTRNFRDKLGQGGYGSVFKGFLPGDVYVAVKMLDGKSSCDGEDFISEVSTIGRIHHVNVVRLVGFCSEEMRRALVYEYMPHGSLDKYIFSSEKSFSWDKLNEIALGIARGINYLHQGCDMQILHFDIKPHNILLDSNFVPKVADFGLAKLYPRDNSFVPLSALRGTIGYIAPEMVSRSFGVISCKSDVYSFGMLLLEMAGGRRNADPDATNSSQAFYPSWVYDRLTKQEMGEISAEMHELERKLCLVGLCCIQMKSHDRPAMSEVVEMLEGGTDGLQVPSRPFFCDDGQTPVVESYHFCSELTAISEEDE, encoded by the exons ATGAAGGCAGAACAAGAGCTAACACTTGAATCTTTGATGAGCCCGTTTCATGGTTCTGCTTGTTTGCAAGCCACAATTTTCTTGTGTGTGCTTGCAATTCTTTCATCAGATGTTCAAGCTCGACATGATATTACAGATAGTGATAGGTACACCTGCCGTCCTTTCTCGTGTGGCCATCTCCAAGGCGTCCAATACCCTTTCCGCCTGCGAGGCGATCCAACTTGGTGTGGTTCTCCGTCGTACGAGCTGTCTTGCACTGATAGCAAGGCTACAATTCAGATCAACACAGGGACATACTTTGTTACCGAGATCAACTACAAGTATTCTTACTTCTGGGTCGTGGACGCGAACCTGGACATGAGCAGCAGTTGCCCTCTTCCTCGCTTGGATCAGCGTCCTTATCTATATGGCCTCCAGAGATCAGACGGCCTCATCGAACTGAAGCCTCGACATGATATTACTTGGGCTACCTTTGTGAATTGTTCACGGGCGATCACGAACAGTCGTGACTACACACTGGTTTCCTGCCTAAGCATGAGGTCTTCTTTTGTCTATGTGTTGATGGACTCTTTTTCTGTTGGAAACCTTAAGCCTTCTTGTGGGTACTTGGCTATGGCTGCTTTGGACGATTGGAGCATGCAATACAATACTGCAAGTCATGGAATTCTGGTAGAATCCCTAAGGAGAGGATTTCCCGTCATGTTTCCTGTAGACTATAAAAAGTGGTTGTGGAGCGTCAAAGGCTGCCTAAAGAGACATATTGTGT GTACTATTCCTTTGGATGGATACCTCAGCACACTACGCTTTACAGCAGTATTCTCCACGACAATATTGAAGTTGATTGCTG TACTATGCAGGATCGTTGTTGCACCCCTCGTGGTATTGTTCTTCCTTGCCCACAAGTACTGGAAAACAAGGATCATAATTGATGCAGTCGAGAAGTTTCTCCTGATGCAGCAAATGATCGGCCCGAGAAGGTATGCCTACACAGATATCGTTGCGGTCACAAGAAATTTCAGAGATAAGCTGGGTCAGGGTGGCTACGGGTCTGTTTTCAAGGGTTTTCTCCCAGGCGATGTCTATGTGGCCGTCAAGATGCTAGACGGTAAATCGAGCTGCGATGGAGaagatttcatcagtgaagtctcCACCATTGGCAGGATCCACCATGTCAATGTGGTTCGTTTGGTCGGGTTTTGCTCGGAGGAAATGAGGAGGGCGCTTGTCTATGAGTACATGCCCCATGGTTCTCTTGACAAGTACATATTCTCGTCCGAGAAGAGTTTCTCCTGGGACAAGCTCAATGAGATTGCCTTGGGCATTGCTAGGGGAATCAACTACCTGCACCAAGGTTGTGACATGCAGATTCTGCACTTTGACATTAAGCCGCACAACATCCTTCTTGACAGCAATTTTGTCCCAAAAGTTGCTGATTTTGGCCTCGCTAAGCTATACCCAAGGGACAACAGTTTTGTGCCATTGAGTGCCCTAAGGGGAACCATCGGGTACATAGCTCCTGAGATGGTATCCCGGAGCTTTGGTGTCATATCCTGCAAGTCTGATGTTTACAGCTTCGGCATGCTGCTGCTGGAAATGGCCGGAGGACGTAGGAATGCCGACCCGGATGCAACGAACTCAAGTCAGGCATTTTACCCATCGTGGGTGTATGACCGGCTGACTAAACAGGAGATGGGTGAGATATCTGCTGAGATGCATGAGCTGGAGAGGAAGCTGTGCCTTGTTGGACTATGCTGCATCCAGATGAAGTCTCATGATCGCCCGGCGATGAGCGAGGTGGTAGAGATGCTCGAAGGCGGCACTGATGGCCTGCAGGTGCCTTCCAGGCCATTCTTCTGTGACGATGGGCAGACCCCTGTAGTGGAGTCTTACCATTTCTGCTCTGAGCTGACAGCCATTTCAGAGGAGGACGAGTGA